The sequence TGAACTTCTAACCGAAGCATCCAAGGTTGTAGGATCACAGGCTGTCGTGATTGGAATAGATGCAAAAAGAAGATATGTTGACCATCCTGACGATTCAAAGGACAAGACAGTCATTGAAACCGATAAAGGCTACTGCTGGTTTGACACAAGCATTTACGGCGGACGTGAATTTACAGGAATCGATGCAATCCAATGGGCAATTGAATGCCAGGAACGCGGAGCCGGAGAGGTATTGTTGACCAGTATGGATGGGGATGGAACCCAGAACGGTTATGACATTGAGTTAAATAAGGCAATAAATGATGTGGTTGACATTCCAGTCATTGCCAGTGGCGGGGTCGGCGAACCTAAGCATATATTGGAAGTTTTCGAAAAAACCGATGTTTCAGCTGCACTTGCTGCAAGCATATTCCACTTCAACCAATATTCAATAGGAACCGTAAAGGAATACCTTAAGGAAAATAATGTGGCTGTTCGCTTATGATTATAAAGACACCTATTGACTTGGAATTGACCCAATTGTCAGGTCAGACCTCACAGCCTCCATGGCATGAGGTTGAAGGCACTTTTTCTAATGTTGTCAACGTTAACGGCGAACCGGTTGTCTTTGATGTTAAACAATCCGTAGAATTTTTGGATTTCAGCTATTCCGGAGACATTTCACAAAATCAGGCTACCGATAAGCTCAACTACATTTTTGACTTGGATTTTGATTTGGACAAGTTCTATAAATATCTCGCCAACCATGCCGAGCTGGCCGAAATGTCCAGGTTCTGCAATGGACTGAGACTGTTTTTGGCACCCGACCCATTCGAGTGTGTAATATCATCAATCTGTTCTGCAAACAATTCCATAAAAAGATGGACCAAATCGGTTTCACAGATTAAGCAGAATTGGGGAAATCAACATGGCGATTACTATACTTTTCCTAAAAGCAACGACTTATTAAAGGTATACTTGGATGATGAAGAGGAATCAGATTTGTCAAATATTCAAGATATTTCAAAGTGCACAAATAATCTAAAGAATTGTGGCGTGGGATATAGAGCACCTTACATGAGAAGGGCAAGCGAGATGTTTACAGATGAAATTGACCTTCAGGATATTTTCAAGATGAGCTATGATGAGGCATTCGAGACAATACTGGAAGTTCCGGGAGTGGGTCCGAAAGTGGCGGACTGCATACTGCTTTACGGGTTTAACTTCAGGGAAGCATTTCCTTCAGATGTGTGGATAAAGCGCATAGTTTCACACCTGTACTTCGAGGGAAAGGATATCAGCGTTGCTAAAGTCCGTGAATTTGGAATGGAAGAGTTTGGTGACAATGCAGGCTATGTGCAGCTTTACCTGTTCCACTATGCAAGAAAATCAGGTTTGATGAGCAAGCTCAAATGAGTTATCAAAAGTTACATATATTTATAAATTAATGTATTATTATGAAAGCAACCGAATTACTTGAGGAAATCAGGGAAAACTTGAAGGATTATCCAATAGAATATCTCAGAAACAAGGTTACAGATGACAGATACAAGGATCCATTAACAAAAAGTCTTGCAAAGTACAATTCAGAGGCTTGGGATGAGATTTTTGCCCTAAACATCACCGATGACTATGACATCAAGGACGGAGTGGTGGAAAACATCAAAAAAGACATTGACTTTTATTTCGACACCTATGCCGGAGGGGATGAGGAAACAAGGGAATTTACAAAATACATCTCACTTTACCTGGCGTTGATGGCAAAAAGGCCATTGCATCCTGTTGGCGAGAGCCCTGTAAAAGATCAGGTATTCTTGGAAAACGGCGAATACAAATGCAAGTCAAGAATCATGAGCATAAAAGACGAGAACTCATTGTGCCGCTATTGTGTCTGTAAGAATGCAGGTTTTTCCTTTGGATTTTAAATGGGGAATTTGAATGTCAGATGAATATATGGAAATGTGTGATGAGCTTACAAGTCTCATTTCTCAAAACAAGACTATTTCAGGAAATTCGGTCTTTGAAATACTGAAAAAGTATTCATCTAACATTTCTGTTTTTGACATGATGACATTCGCCTCCCAAGTGATTGAGGAAAACAAGTACGTGCAGGAAAACTATCGCGAAGACAGCCAGAAGTCATATATGTCCTTTCTCTATCGCGTGAGAGACATCCCAAAGGATACAAATGATTACAGTAAGGAAATTGACAGAAAAGCTTTAGGCGATGCAATAACAACCTTAAAAGTAAATCATAATGAGGAAACATCCAAAAATAAGAGTCCACTAATTTTCTATATTGCTTCACTTTATGCAACATTTATTTTGGAGGAGTCAATCCATCCTGTGGGCACTCCATTTCCAGGATCTCTTAAGGTCGAGGAGAGGGATGGAAAATTTTTATGTCCTGTAAGGGATGCTAACATCGACACTCCAAATGCGGTCTGCAATATCTGCCTTGCCGAGCAGTTGGACTTTTGAACGTATAAGTTCATATTCCATAAACTCCATATTATAATTAATGGAGAATAAAAATTTACTCTTGTTGATTTGTACTGTATTGTCATTTTTCACTGTTTTTGCCGTTAATGCAGTCAATATTGTAATTCCAAGCATTGCGGCTGAATTTCACATGAGCAATATAGTTCAGAACTGGGTAACCATCATCTTTTTACTTATTGTGGCGGTATTGTCCGTTCCCGCCGGTCAGATTTCCGGCAAATACGGCCTTAAGAAGGTCACTAACTTCAACATTATACTGTTTATCATAATCTCCATCGTCAATGTAATTGTCACATCATCCGAGCAGTTTTTAGCATGCAGGTTCATTTTGGGAATTTCACTGGCATTCATCAATGTCACTTCAATGGCAATGATAGTGAATGTATTTCCTCCTGAAGAGCGTGGTAAGGCACTGGGAATAAACATTACCGGTGTTTATGTGGGGCTGTCACTTTCTCCGGTAATTGGAGGAATCCTCAACTTTAATTTGGGATGGAGGTCAGTGGTGCTTTTCGGAGTTCCATTCCTGTTTGTTATTCTGGCGTTGCTTCTGACAAGAATCGATGAGGAATGGTCATCATTTGAAAATATCCCTCTTGACCTTAAAGGATCCTTGGCATATGGAGTAGGCATAGTTCTTTTCATGTACGGATTCACAGTTCTCAACACACAACTGGGAATAATCCTGACAATATTGGGAGTCATAATCCTTGTGATTTTCGCACTGATTGAATTAAGGCAGGACTATCCTGTATTTGACATCAAGTTTTTCAAAAACCATAAGTTCCTCTCAGCCAACTTCGCATCACTGTGCGCCTATCTGGCGACATATGCGGTTACAACAATCCTAAATTATCACTTGCAGTACATTAAGGGATTCGATTC comes from uncultured Methanobrevibacter sp. and encodes:
- a CDS encoding DNA glycosylase; this encodes MIIKTPIDLELTQLSGQTSQPPWHEVEGTFSNVVNVNGEPVVFDVKQSVEFLDFSYSGDISQNQATDKLNYIFDLDFDLDKFYKYLANHAELAEMSRFCNGLRLFLAPDPFECVISSICSANNSIKRWTKSVSQIKQNWGNQHGDYYTFPKSNDLLKVYLDDEEESDLSNIQDISKCTNNLKNCGVGYRAPYMRRASEMFTDEIDLQDIFKMSYDEAFETILEVPGVGPKVADCILLYGFNFREAFPSDVWIKRIVSHLYFEGKDISVAKVREFGMEEFGDNAGYVQLYLFHYARKSGLMSKLK
- the hisF gene encoding imidazole glycerol phosphate synthase subunit HisF: MLTKRIIPCLDCDLQVPEGRVVKGVEFKEIKYAGNPVDLATRYYEEGADEVVVLDITASHERRATMADVIDRLTENVFMPICVGGGIRKVDDYINMLKAGADKCSTNTAAIKNPELLTEASKVVGSQAVVIGIDAKRRYVDHPDDSKDKTVIETDKGYCWFDTSIYGGREFTGIDAIQWAIECQERGAGEVLLTSMDGDGTQNGYDIELNKAINDVVDIPVIASGGVGEPKHILEVFEKTDVSAALAASIFHFNQYSIGTVKEYLKENNVAVRL
- a CDS encoding MFS transporter, encoding MLICTVLSFFTVFAVNAVNIVIPSIAAEFHMSNIVQNWVTIIFLLIVAVLSVPAGQISGKYGLKKVTNFNIILFIIISIVNVIVTSSEQFLACRFILGISLAFINVTSMAMIVNVFPPEERGKALGINITGVYVGLSLSPVIGGILNFNLGWRSVVLFGVPFLFVILALLLTRIDEEWSSFENIPLDLKGSLAYGVGIVLFMYGFTVLNTQLGIILTILGVIILVIFALIELRQDYPVFDIKFFKNHKFLSANFASLCAYLATYAVTTILNYHLQYIKGFDSQTAGIILLVAPLCQVVLAPIAGRLSDKFVPQILAAIGMGLGTISLFLFSSLDSATSIEFLIMSMIIYGVGFGLFSPPNTNVIMGSVPPKDTSVASAAVATMRTVGQAMSMGILTLVFAFVMGDVPIIEQYYPMLVQSCQLTCIICVVLCIASVFASFVGIKAKTSE
- a CDS encoding DUF2115 family protein; this translates as MKATELLEEIRENLKDYPIEYLRNKVTDDRYKDPLTKSLAKYNSEAWDEIFALNITDDYDIKDGVVENIKKDIDFYFDTYAGGDEETREFTKYISLYLALMAKRPLHPVGESPVKDQVFLENGEYKCKSRIMSIKDENSLCRYCVCKNAGFSFGF
- a CDS encoding DUF2115 family protein encodes the protein MSDEYMEMCDELTSLISQNKTISGNSVFEILKKYSSNISVFDMMTFASQVIEENKYVQENYREDSQKSYMSFLYRVRDIPKDTNDYSKEIDRKALGDAITTLKVNHNEETSKNKSPLIFYIASLYATFILEESIHPVGTPFPGSLKVEERDGKFLCPVRDANIDTPNAVCNICLAEQLDF